In Rhizobium sp. WSM4643, the following are encoded in one genomic region:
- the thrS gene encoding threonine--tRNA ligase, producing MSQAISLTFPDGSVRGYDAGATGRDVAESISKSLAKKAVAVAIDGTVRDLSDPVTTGRIEIITRNDDRALELIRHDAAHVMAEAVQELWPGTQVTIGPVIENGFYYDFAKNEPFTLDDLPKIEKKMKEIIARNAAFTKQVWSREKAKQVFADKGEQYKVELVDAIPEGQDLKIYYQGDWFDLCRGPHMASTGQIGSAFKLLKVAGAYWRGDSNNPMLSRIYGTAFAEQSELDNYLHMLAEAEKRDHRRLGREMDLFHFQEEGPGVVFWHGKGWRIFQTLVAYMRRRLAGDYQEVNAPQVLDKSLWETSGHWGWYRDNMFKVTVAGDDTDDDRVFALKPMNCPGHIQIFKHGLKSYRELPIRLAEFGNVHRYEPSGALHGLMRVRGFTQDDAHIFCTDEQMAAECLKINDLILSVYKDFGFDEVTIKLSTRPDKRVGSDELWDRAEDVMMGVLETIQQQSNNIKTGILPGEGAFYGPKFEYTLKDAIGREWQCGTTQVDFNLPERFGAFYIDSNSEKTQPVMIHRAICGSMERFLGILIENFAGHMPLWVSPLQVVVATITSEADAYGLEVAEALREAGLNVETDFRNEKINYKVREHSVTKVPVIIVCGRKEAEERTVNIRRLGSQEQVSMELDAAVESLALEATPPDIRRKAEAKKAKAA from the coding sequence ATGTCCCAAGCTATTTCCCTGACATTTCCCGATGGTTCCGTGCGCGGCTACGATGCCGGCGCAACCGGCCGGGATGTCGCCGAATCTATTTCCAAGTCGCTCGCCAAGAAGGCAGTGGCCGTTGCGATCGACGGCACCGTGCGCGACCTTTCCGATCCCGTGACGACGGGCAGAATCGAGATCATCACCCGCAATGACGACCGCGCGCTGGAACTCATCCGCCACGACGCGGCGCATGTCATGGCGGAAGCCGTTCAGGAGCTGTGGCCCGGCACCCAGGTGACGATCGGCCCGGTCATCGAAAACGGTTTCTACTACGACTTCGCCAAGAACGAGCCCTTCACACTCGACGATCTGCCGAAGATCGAAAAGAAGATGAAGGAGATCATCGCCCGCAACGCCGCCTTCACCAAGCAGGTCTGGTCGCGCGAAAAGGCGAAACAGGTCTTCGCCGACAAGGGCGAGCAGTACAAAGTCGAACTCGTCGACGCGATCCCGGAAGGGCAGGATCTCAAGATCTATTACCAGGGCGACTGGTTCGATCTTTGCCGCGGCCCGCACATGGCCTCGACCGGCCAGATCGGCAGCGCCTTCAAGCTCTTGAAGGTGGCCGGCGCCTATTGGCGCGGCGACAGCAACAATCCGATGCTGAGCCGCATCTACGGCACGGCCTTTGCCGAGCAGTCGGAGCTCGACAACTACCTGCATATGCTTGCCGAAGCCGAAAAGCGCGATCACCGCCGCCTCGGCCGCGAGATGGATCTGTTCCATTTCCAGGAAGAGGGCCCGGGCGTCGTGTTCTGGCACGGCAAGGGCTGGCGCATCTTCCAGACGCTGGTCGCCTATATGCGCCGCCGGCTTGCCGGCGATTATCAGGAAGTCAACGCGCCGCAGGTGCTCGACAAGTCGCTGTGGGAAACCTCCGGTCACTGGGGCTGGTATCGCGACAACATGTTCAAGGTGACGGTTGCCGGCGACGATACCGACGACGACCGCGTCTTCGCACTGAAGCCGATGAACTGCCCCGGCCACATCCAGATCTTCAAGCACGGGCTGAAATCCTACCGCGAGCTGCCGATCCGGCTTGCCGAATTCGGCAATGTCCACCGTTACGAACCGTCGGGCGCGTTGCACGGGCTGATGCGCGTGCGCGGCTTCACGCAGGACGATGCCCACATCTTCTGCACCGACGAGCAGATGGCCGCCGAATGCCTGAAGATCAACGATCTCATTCTTTCGGTCTACAAGGATTTCGGCTTCGACGAAGTCACCATCAAGCTCTCGACAAGGCCGGACAAACGCGTCGGTTCGGACGAGCTCTGGGACCGTGCCGAAGACGTGATGATGGGCGTGCTGGAGACGATCCAGCAGCAGTCCAACAACATCAAGACCGGAATCCTGCCGGGCGAGGGCGCCTTCTACGGGCCGAAGTTCGAATATACGCTGAAGGATGCGATCGGCCGTGAATGGCAGTGCGGCACGACGCAGGTCGACTTCAACCTGCCGGAACGTTTTGGCGCCTTCTACATCGACAGCAACTCGGAAAAAACGCAGCCGGTGATGATCCACCGCGCCATCTGTGGCTCGATGGAACGCTTCCTCGGCATCCTGATCGAGAACTTCGCCGGTCACATGCCGCTCTGGGTATCACCGCTTCAGGTGGTGGTCGCAACGATCACCTCGGAAGCCGACGCCTACGGGCTTGAAGTGGCCGAGGCGCTGCGCGAGGCCGGCCTCAACGTCGAGACCGACTTCCGTAACGAGAAGATCAACTACAAGGTCCGCGAGCATTCGGTCACCAAGGTTCCTGTCATCATCGTCTGCGGCAGGAAGGAAGCCGAGGAGCGCACGGTCAACATCCGTCGCCTCGGCAGCCAGGAACAGGTTTCGATGGAGCTTGACGCTGCCGTCGAGAGCCTTGCCCTTGAAGCGACGCCGCCCGACATTCGTCGCAAGGCCGAAGCAAAAAAAGCCAAGGCGGCATGA
- a CDS encoding nitroreductase family protein: MKSDIKLIDYLAVRRSIPAFQMCEPGPEKAEIEEILRLASRVPDHGKIAPWRFIVYRGEQRVRLGEELLTLALQTKPDLSEEMIEVERNRFTRAPVVVAVVSKAGPHIKIPEWEQLMSAGALCFNVILAANANGYVANWLTEWFAYDKRAYPLLGVRPDERVAGFIHIGSTTFPAIERPRPELGDTVTWVGGDD; the protein is encoded by the coding sequence ATGAAATCCGATATCAAGCTGATCGACTACCTCGCCGTGCGCCGCTCCATCCCCGCTTTCCAGATGTGCGAACCAGGCCCCGAGAAGGCCGAGATCGAGGAAATCCTGCGTCTTGCCTCGCGTGTTCCCGATCACGGCAAGATCGCCCCCTGGCGCTTCATCGTCTATCGCGGAGAGCAGCGCGTGCGTCTCGGCGAGGAGCTTCTGACGCTGGCACTTCAGACAAAACCTGACCTTTCGGAAGAGATGATCGAGGTCGAGCGCAACCGTTTCACCCGCGCGCCCGTGGTCGTCGCCGTCGTCAGCAAGGCGGGACCGCATATCAAGATCCCGGAATGGGAGCAGTTGATGTCGGCAGGCGCGCTTTGCTTCAATGTCATTCTCGCCGCCAACGCCAACGGTTATGTCGCCAACTGGCTGACGGAGTGGTTCGCCTATGACAAGCGCGCCTATCCGCTGCTTGGCGTCCGGCCTGATGAAAGGGTGGCGGGCTTCATCCATATCGGCTCGACGACATTTCCGGCAATCGAGCGGCCTCGGCCGGAGCTTGGCGACACCGTGACCTGGGTCGGCGGAGACGATTGA